A window of Syntrophaceae bacterium genomic DNA:
GTCAAGGGCTTCCAGCGCCTCTTCTCGCTGCGTTCCGTGGTTGAGCTGGCCAAGAGCCTCGTGAAGATGGGCGTCGTCGCCTATGTCGTCTGGTTCACCCTGAGAGAGGAACTGCCGAACGTGGTGCCGCTCATGGAGGAGTCCGTCTGGGGGATCCTCCTGTACACGGGGCGGGTCTCCTTCAAGATCCTGATCACGACCTGCTGGATCCTCGTCGTGCTGGCCATCGTGGACTACATCTACCAGCGCTGGGAGTACGAGAAGGGGCTCCGGATGTCCAAGCAGGAGGTCAAGGACGAATACAAGCAGACCGAGGGCAACCCTGCTGTCAAGGCGAGGATCCGGCGCATCCAGCGCGAGGCGGCGCGCAGGCGGATGATGGCCGCCGTGCCCAAGGCCGACGTGGTCATCACCAACCCGACGCACCTGGCCGTGGCCGTCCGCTACGACCCCGAGAAGATGCACGCGCCCACCGTCGTGGCCAAGGGGGCGGGCCACATCGCCGAGAAGATCCGGGAGATCGCCGCGGCCCACGGCGTGCCCGTCGTCGAGAACAAACCCGTGGCACAACTATTGTATAAAACGGTCGATGTGGACCGTGCGATCCCGGAGGACCTGTACCGCGCGGTCGCCGAGATCCTGGCTTACGTGTACGGCCTCAAGGAGCGGGCTGTCTAGGGCTCTGGTTACGTCTGCGAGTGTTTTGCCGACGACCCGCAAGGATATTCCTGCGGGGCGCATCCCTGCACGGATGGCGGAATAAGCGATGGCAGAAGCGGTTGAAAAAGCGGGGGCCGTCCCCCACTGGGCGAAAAACCCGGCGACGCTGATGGGCGTCGGCGTGATCGCCATCCTCATGGTCATGGTGATCCCCCTGCCGCCGATCATCATCGACCTGCTGCTGTCGCTCAGCATCACGACGGCGATCGTGATTCTGCTGATGTCGATGTTCGTCCTCAAGCCCCTCGACTTCTCCGTCTTCCCCTCCGTGCTGCTGACGGTGACCCTGTTCCGCCTGTCGCTCAACGTGGCCTCGTCGCGGCTCATCCTGCTGCACGGCAACGAGGGCACCGGGGCCGCCGGGCAGGTCATCAAGGCCTTCGGGACCTTCGTCGTGGGGGGCAACTACGTGGTGGGCCTCATCGTCTTCACCGTGCTCACCCTGATCAACTTCGTCGTGATCACCAAGGGCGCCACCCGCATCGCGGAGGTGGCGGCCCGGTTCACCCTGGACGCCATGCCGGGCAAGCAGATGAGCATCGACGCCGATCTCAACGCCGGGCTCATCTCGGAGGCCGAGGCGAGGCGCCGGCGCAGCGAGATCGAGCGGGAGGCCGACTTCTACGGCGCCATGGACGGCGCCAGCAAGTTCGTGCGCGGCGACGCCATCGCCGGGGTCGTGATCATCTTCATCAACATCGTGGGGGGTCTCATCGTCGGCGTGCTGCAGCAGGGCATGGACATCACCGATGCGGCCCGCAACTACACGCTGCTCACGATCGGCGACGGGCTCGTGACGCAGGTGCCGGCCCTGATCATCTCCACGGCCGCCGGCATGCTCGTGACGCGCTCCACCTCGTCGTCCAATCTCGGGCAGGAGATCTCGGACCAGCTCTTCCTGCAGCCCAAGGCGATCGGCACGGCCGCCGCG
This region includes:
- the flhB gene encoding flagellar biosynthesis protein FlhB; translated protein: MADIDKDQERNEQASPKRREEARSKGQVAQSREAVSAAILLSCTILFYFGSGAMVERLMDLTRWTLRECGTTAVTLTNIHSLLWGWSWKLLLILGPLLLTVLAAGVLANYLQIGFIFSTEALAPKFDKINPVKGFQRLFSLRSVVELAKSLVKMGVVAYVVWFTLREELPNVVPLMEESVWGILLYTGRVSFKILITTCWILVVLAIVDYIYQRWEYEKGLRMSKQEVKDEYKQTEGNPAVKARIRRIQREAARRRMMAAVPKADVVITNPTHLAVAVRYDPEKMHAPTVVAKGAGHIAEKIREIAAAHGVPVVENKPVAQLLYKTVDVDRAIPEDLYRAVAEILAYVYGLKERAV